The following coding sequences lie in one Glycine max cultivar Williams 82 chromosome 19, Glycine_max_v4.0, whole genome shotgun sequence genomic window:
- the LOC100813428 gene encoding thaumatin-like protein, translating into MQLPKYIAASFFCLICSSIIYYGKAEAHQVNFYVHNKCPFPIWPATAPNSGQPVIADGGFYLAPGQTQRVIAPWTWNGRIWARTGCNFASNWKPACETGDCDGRLACNGLIGTPPATLVEVSLQGRNPNFYDVSLVDGYNIPVSVTPKITNPKCNIPGCLKDLKGLCPPELEVLNSKGEIVACKSACLAFDNDKFCCRNQYGSPGKCKPSVYSKIFKDACPNYFSYAFDTPTPLVSCASSEFIITFCPYGWGEGAGEHKSE; encoded by the exons ATGCAGCTTCCAAAGTATATTGCCGCATCATTCTTCTGCCTAATCTGCTCATCCATTATTTACTATG GAAAAGCAGAGGCGCATCAAGTTAATTTCTATGTGCACAATAAATGTCCCTTTCCAATATGGCCAGCAACTGCACCAAACAGTGGCCAACCAGTGATAGCAGATGGTGGATTCTACCTTGCTCCAGGCCAAACCCAACGTGTCATAGCACCATGGACATGGAATGGTAGAATTTGGGCGAGAACAGGCTGCAATTTTGCTTCAAATTGGAAACCAGCTTGTGAAACAGGAGACTGTGATGGAAGACTAGCATGCAATGGACTCATAGGCACACCTCCAGCCACACTAGTTGAAGTTTCACTCCAAGGAAGAAACCCGAATTTCTATGATGTTAGCCTTGTTGATGGCTACAACATCCCCGTCTCTGTCACCCCAAAGATCACAAACCCAAAGTGCAACATTCCAGGGTGCTTGAAGGATCTCAAAGGCTTGTGCCCACCTGAGCTTGAGGTGTTGAATTCCAAGGGAGAAATTGTGGCATGTAAAAGTGCTTGTTTGGCCTTTGATAATGACAAGTTCTGTTGTAGGAATCAATACGGGAGTCCAGGGAAGTGCAAGCCAAGTGTGTACTCTAAGATATTTAAGGATGCTTGTCCTAATTATTTTAGCTATGCATTTGACACACCTACACCTTTGGTGAGTTGTGCTTCCTCAGAGTTTATAATAACATTTTGTCCTTATGGATGGGGTGAAGGTGCTGGTGAGCACAAATCTGAGTAG
- the LOC100787917 gene encoding AAA-ATPase At3g28580: MSVRDHTQKIDLVETMKELWAQMGSLMATIVFMYTIFERFFPPHLREKLQAYTQKLTNHFNPYIQISFPEFSGERLKKSEAYTAIQTYLSANSSQRAKRLKAEVVNDSQTPLVLSMDDNEEITDEFHGIKLWWSANKVSNNPQRYNPFSYYGSSDEKRFYKLTFHKRHRDIVTMSYIKHVLDEGKDIEMRNRQLKLYTNNPSSGWYGYKQSKWSHIVFEHPATFETLAMDRRKKEDILKDLVKFKKGKDYYAKIGKAWKRGYLLYGPPGTGKSTMIAAIANFMNYDVYDLELTAVKDNTELRKLLIETPSKSITVIEDIDCSLDLTGQRKKKKEENEDEEQKDPMRRNEEESSKSSKVTLSGLLNFIDGIWSACGGERIIVFTTNYVEKLDPALIRRGRMDKHIEMSYCCYDAFKVLAKNYLDVESHHLFGAIGGLLEETDMSPADVAENLMPKSVDEDVEICLHKLIKALEEAKEEKARKKAEEEEEARLKEEKVKEESTQMEEKHKGKTGEDVKENGFH; encoded by the coding sequence ATGAGCGTTCGTGATCACACACAGAAGATCGATCTGGTAGAAACGATGAAGGAACTATGGGCACAAATGGGGTCACTAATGGCCACTATTGTGTTCATGTACACAATCTTTGAGCGCTTCTTCCCTCCACACTTGCGTGAAAAACTTCAAGCCTATACTCAAAAACTCACCAACCATTTCAACCCTTACATCCAAATAAGCTTCCCTGAGTTCTCAGGGGAACGACTGAAGAAGAGTGAAGCATACACAGCCATCCAAACCTACCTGAGTGCAAACTCATCCCAGAGAGCCAAAAGGCTCAAAGCTGAAGTTGTGAATGATAGCCAAACCCCTCTTGTCCTCAGCATGGATGACAACGAAGAGATAACTGACGAgtttcatggcatcaaactATGGTGGAGTGCAAACAAAGTAAGCAACAATCCACAAAGATACAACCCTTTTTCTTATTACGGTTCCTCAGACGAGAAAAGGTTCTACAAGCTAACATTCCATAAGCGCCACCGTGATATTGTCACCATGTCTTACATAAAGCATGTTTTGGATGAGGGAAAGGATATTGAGATGAGAAACAGACAGTTGAAGCTTTACACCAACAATCCTAGTAGTGGTTGGTATGGTTACAAGCAATCAAAGTGGAGCCACATTGTGTTTGAGCACCCTGCCACTTTTGAAACACTCGCTATGGAtcggagaaagaaggaggatatACTTAAAGACCTTGTGAAGTTTAAGAAGGGAAAGGATTATTATGCAAAGATAGGTAAAGCTTGGAAGCGTGGCTATCTTTTGTACGGTCCTCCGGGGACTGGTAAGTCTACCATGATTGCTGCTATTGCTAATTTCATGAACTATGATGTGTATGATCTTGAGTTAACCGCGGTGAAGGACAACACTGAGCTAAGGAAGCTGTTGATTGAGACTCCGAGTAAGTCTATCACGGTGATTGAGGACATTGATTGCTCACTCGATCTTACCGgccagaggaagaagaaaaaggaagagaatgagGATGAAGAACAAAAAGATCCTATGAGGAGAAATGAGGAGGAGAGTAGCAAGAGTAGTAAGGTGACTCTGTCTGGGTTGTTGAATTTTATAGATGGGATTTGGTCTGCTTGTGGAGGTGAGAGGATCATTGTTTTCACGACGAATTATGTGGAGAAACTTGACCCTGCTTTGATTAGGAGAGGGAGGATGGATAAGCACATAGAGATGTCTTATTGTTGCTATGATGCATTCAAGGTGCTGGCCAAGAACTACTTGGATGTTGAGTCTCATCATTTGTTTGGTGCAATTGGGGGATTGTTGGAAGAAACAGATATGTCCCCGGCTGATGTTGCTGAGAATCTGATGCCAAAGTCTGTGGATGAAGATGTGGAGATTTGCCTGCACAAATTGATTAAGGCTCTTGAAGAGGCCAAGGAGGAAAAAGCAAGGAAaaaggcagaagaagaagaagaagcacggTTGAAGGaggagaaagtgaaggaagagTCTACTCAGATGGAGGAAAAACACAAAGGAAAAACTGGGGAGGATGTGAAGGAAAATGGTTTTCATTGA
- the LOC100792143 gene encoding AAA-ATPase ASD, mitochondrial isoform X3 — protein sequence MKPGEMFAHIGSIVASLMFVWAMFKQFFPYQLSNQIEKHSQRLVTLVYPYIQITFHEFTGERLMRSEAYSAIENYLSSKASTQAKRLKADIGKNNQSLVLSMDDHEEVADEFNGVKLWWAYGKHISKSQSTISFHHPMSDEKRQRKLYTNSGAYWSHVVFEHPATFQTLAMDPKEKEMIIDDLITFSKAGEFYARIGRAWKRGYLLYGPPGTGKSTMIAAMANFLGYDLYDLELTAVKDNTELRKLLIETSSKSIIVIEDIDCSLDLTGQRRKKKEEVEEKDQRQKQQGMQEREVKSSQKLDPALVRKGRMDKHIELSYCGYEAFKLLARNYLNIESHNLFGRICELLKETKITPAEVAEHLMPKNAFRDADLYLKSLIQALELAKEDARKSQHDPHWTENDSEDKATEKSTNYTST from the exons ATGAAGCCAGGTGAAATGTTTGCTCACATAGGATCCATAGTTGCTTCCTTGATGTTTGTTTGGGCCATGTTTAAGCAATTTTTCCCTTATCAACTAAGCAACCAAATTGAGAAACACTCCCAAAGATTGGTGACCTTAGTCTACCCTTACATCCAAATCACATTCCATGAGTTCACTGGTGAGAGACTCATGAGAAGTGAGGCCTATTCTGCCATAGAGAACTACCTCAGCTCCAAGGCATCAACACAAGCGAAGAGGCTCAAAGCTGACATAGGGAAGAACAACCAGTCTCTTGTTCTCAGCATGGATGACCATGAAGAAGTAGCTGATGAGTTCAATGGTGTAAAGCTTTGGTGGGCCTATGGGAAGCACATTTCCAAGTCACAATCcacaatttccttccaccaccCTATGTCAGATGAGAAAAG GCAAAGGAAGCTTTATACCAATAGTGGTGCTTATTGGAGCCATGTAGTGTTTGAGCACCCTGCAACATTTCAAACACTAGCTATGGATCCAAAGGAGAAGGAAATGATCATTGATGATCTCATAACATTCAGCAAGGCAGGGGAGTTCTATGCAAGGATTGGAAGGGCATGGAAGAGAGGGTATCTGCTTTATGGTCCCCCAGGGACCGGTAAGTCCACGATGATTGCGGCCATGGCGAATTTCTTAGGCTATGATTTGTATGATCTTGAGTTGACTGCTGTGAAGGACAACACTGAGTTGAGGAAGCTCCTCATTGAGACATCTAGCAAGTCTATAATTGTGATTGAGGATATTGATTGTTCACTTGATTTAACCGGTCAacgaaggaagaaaaaggaagaggtGGAGGAGAAGGATCAAAGGCAAAAACAACAAGGAATGCAAGAAAGAGAGGTTAAGAGTAGCCAG AAATTGGACCCTGCATTGGTTAGGAAAGGGAGAATGGATAAGCACATTGAGTTGTCATATTGTGGCTATGAGGCATTCAAGTTGTTGGCTAGGAATTATCTCAACATTGAATCACACAATCTGTTTGGCAGAATATGTGAATTGCTCAAGGAAACCAAAATCACCCCAGCTGAGGTTGCAGAACATCTGATGCCAAAGAATgcttttagggatgcagacctTTACTTGAAGAGTCTGATTCAAGCACTTGAATTGGCAAAGGAAGATGCAAGAAAGAGCCAGCATGATCCTCATTGGACTGAAAATGATTCAGAAGACAAAGCAACAGAAAAGTCAACAAACTACACATCAACTTGA
- the LOC100792143 gene encoding AAA-ATPase ASD, mitochondrial isoform X1: protein MKPGEMFAHIGSIVASLMFVWAMFKQFFPYQLSNQIEKHSQRLVTLVYPYIQITFHEFTGERLMRSEAYSAIENYLSSKASTQAKRLKADIGKNNQSLVLSMDDHEEVADEFNGVKLWWAYGKHISKSQSTISFHHPMSDEKRYYKLTFHKSNRDLILGRYLSHVLKEGKAIKVKNRQRKLYTNSGAYWSHVVFEHPATFQTLAMDPKEKEMIIDDLITFSKAGEFYARIGRAWKRGYLLYGPPGTGKSTMIAAMANFLGYDLYDLELTAVKDNTELRKLLIETSSKSIIVIEDIDCSLDLTGQRRKKKEEVEEKDQRQKQQGMQEREVKSSQKLDPALVRKGRMDKHIELSYCGYEAFKLLARNYLNIESHNLFGRICELLKETKITPAEVAEHLMPKNAFRDADLYLKSLIQALELAKEDARKSQHDPHWTENDSEDKATEKSTNYTST from the exons ATGAAGCCAGGTGAAATGTTTGCTCACATAGGATCCATAGTTGCTTCCTTGATGTTTGTTTGGGCCATGTTTAAGCAATTTTTCCCTTATCAACTAAGCAACCAAATTGAGAAACACTCCCAAAGATTGGTGACCTTAGTCTACCCTTACATCCAAATCACATTCCATGAGTTCACTGGTGAGAGACTCATGAGAAGTGAGGCCTATTCTGCCATAGAGAACTACCTCAGCTCCAAGGCATCAACACAAGCGAAGAGGCTCAAAGCTGACATAGGGAAGAACAACCAGTCTCTTGTTCTCAGCATGGATGACCATGAAGAAGTAGCTGATGAGTTCAATGGTGTAAAGCTTTGGTGGGCCTATGGGAAGCACATTTCCAAGTCACAATCcacaatttccttccaccaccCTATGTCAGATGAGAAAAGGTACTATAAACTCACTTTTCATAAAAGCAATAGAGATTTGATCTTAGGGAGATACCTTAGTCATGTGCTGAAAGAGGGTAAAGCAATTAAGGTTAAAAACAGGCAAAGGAAGCTTTATACCAATAGTGGTGCTTATTGGAGCCATGTAGTGTTTGAGCACCCTGCAACATTTCAAACACTAGCTATGGATCCAAAGGAGAAGGAAATGATCATTGATGATCTCATAACATTCAGCAAGGCAGGGGAGTTCTATGCAAGGATTGGAAGGGCATGGAAGAGAGGGTATCTGCTTTATGGTCCCCCAGGGACCGGTAAGTCCACGATGATTGCGGCCATGGCGAATTTCTTAGGCTATGATTTGTATGATCTTGAGTTGACTGCTGTGAAGGACAACACTGAGTTGAGGAAGCTCCTCATTGAGACATCTAGCAAGTCTATAATTGTGATTGAGGATATTGATTGTTCACTTGATTTAACCGGTCAacgaaggaagaaaaaggaagaggtGGAGGAGAAGGATCAAAGGCAAAAACAACAAGGAATGCAAGAAAGAGAGGTTAAGAGTAGCCAG AAATTGGACCCTGCATTGGTTAGGAAAGGGAGAATGGATAAGCACATTGAGTTGTCATATTGTGGCTATGAGGCATTCAAGTTGTTGGCTAGGAATTATCTCAACATTGAATCACACAATCTGTTTGGCAGAATATGTGAATTGCTCAAGGAAACCAAAATCACCCCAGCTGAGGTTGCAGAACATCTGATGCCAAAGAATgcttttagggatgcagacctTTACTTGAAGAGTCTGATTCAAGCACTTGAATTGGCAAAGGAAGATGCAAGAAAGAGCCAGCATGATCCTCATTGGACTGAAAATGATTCAGAAGACAAAGCAACAGAAAAGTCAACAAACTACACATCAACTTGA
- the LOC100792143 gene encoding AAA-ATPase ASD, mitochondrial isoform X2: protein MKPGEMFAHIGSIVASLMFVWAMFKQFFPYQLSNQIEKHSQRLVTLVYPYIQITFHEFTGERLMRSEAYSAIENYLSSKASTQAKRLKADIGKNNQSLVLSMDDHEEVADEFNGVKLWWAYGKHISKSQSTISFHHPMSDEKRQRKLYTNSGAYWSHVVFEHPATFQTLAMDPKEKEMIIDDLITFSKAGEFYARIGRAWKRGYLLYGPPGTGKSTMIAAMANFLGYDLYDLELTAVKDNTELRKLLIETSSKSIIVIEDIDCSLDLTGQRRKKKEEVEEKDQRQKQQGMQEREVKSSQVTLSGLLNFIDGLWSACGGERLIVFTTNYVEKLDPALVRKGRMDKHIELSYCGYEAFKLLARNYLNIESHNLFGRICELLKETKITPAEVAEHLMPKNAFRDADLYLKSLIQALELAKEDARKSQHDPHWTENDSEDKATEKSTNYTST, encoded by the exons ATGAAGCCAGGTGAAATGTTTGCTCACATAGGATCCATAGTTGCTTCCTTGATGTTTGTTTGGGCCATGTTTAAGCAATTTTTCCCTTATCAACTAAGCAACCAAATTGAGAAACACTCCCAAAGATTGGTGACCTTAGTCTACCCTTACATCCAAATCACATTCCATGAGTTCACTGGTGAGAGACTCATGAGAAGTGAGGCCTATTCTGCCATAGAGAACTACCTCAGCTCCAAGGCATCAACACAAGCGAAGAGGCTCAAAGCTGACATAGGGAAGAACAACCAGTCTCTTGTTCTCAGCATGGATGACCATGAAGAAGTAGCTGATGAGTTCAATGGTGTAAAGCTTTGGTGGGCCTATGGGAAGCACATTTCCAAGTCACAATCcacaatttccttccaccaccCTATGTCAGATGAGAAAAG GCAAAGGAAGCTTTATACCAATAGTGGTGCTTATTGGAGCCATGTAGTGTTTGAGCACCCTGCAACATTTCAAACACTAGCTATGGATCCAAAGGAGAAGGAAATGATCATTGATGATCTCATAACATTCAGCAAGGCAGGGGAGTTCTATGCAAGGATTGGAAGGGCATGGAAGAGAGGGTATCTGCTTTATGGTCCCCCAGGGACCGGTAAGTCCACGATGATTGCGGCCATGGCGAATTTCTTAGGCTATGATTTGTATGATCTTGAGTTGACTGCTGTGAAGGACAACACTGAGTTGAGGAAGCTCCTCATTGAGACATCTAGCAAGTCTATAATTGTGATTGAGGATATTGATTGTTCACTTGATTTAACCGGTCAacgaaggaagaaaaaggaagaggtGGAGGAGAAGGATCAAAGGCAAAAACAACAAGGAATGCAAGAAAGAGAGGTTAAGAGTAGCCAGGTAACTCTTTCTGGtcttttgaatttcattgatGGGTTATGGTCTGCTTGTGGAGGAGAAAGACTAATAGTTTTCACCACAAACTATGTGGAGAAATTGGACCCTGCATTGGTTAGGAAAGGGAGAATGGATAAGCACATTGAGTTGTCATATTGTGGCTATGAGGCATTCAAGTTGTTGGCTAGGAATTATCTCAACATTGAATCACACAATCTGTTTGGCAGAATATGTGAATTGCTCAAGGAAACCAAAATCACCCCAGCTGAGGTTGCAGAACATCTGATGCCAAAGAATgcttttagggatgcagacctTTACTTGAAGAGTCTGATTCAAGCACTTGAATTGGCAAAGGAAGATGCAAGAAAGAGCCAGCATGATCCTCATTGGACTGAAAATGATTCAGAAGACAAAGCAACAGAAAAGTCAACAAACTACACATCAACTTGA